In candidate division WOR-3 bacterium, a genomic segment contains:
- a CDS encoding cation:proton antiporter (subunit C of antiporter complex involved in resistance to high concentrations of Na+, K+, Li+ and/or alkali), translated as MVALLACMLLLLIGLYAVVTKRNIIRIIIGFSLVEYAVNLFFALVGFKHNGIPPIITDVAQSRSNFVDPVPQALVLTAIVIGLATTALMLALAMRIYEKYRTFDITDIRRLKG; from the coding sequence ATGGTAGCGCTTCTTGCCTGCATGTTGCTGCTGCTCATCGGGCTCTACGCAGTCGTGACGAAGCGGAACATCATCCGGATTATCATTGGGTTCAGTCTGGTCGAGTATGCCGTGAACCTGTTCTTCGCCTTGGTGGGATTCAAGCACAATGGGATTCCGCCCATCATCACCGACGTTGCCCAGTCCCGTAGCAACTTCGTGGACCCGGTTCCGCAGGCCCTGGTGCTCACGGCCATAGTCATCGGCCTAGCAACCACGGCATTGATGTTGGCGCTGGCCATGCGTATCTACGAGAAGTACCGCACTTTCGACATTACCGACATCAGAAGGCTGAAAGGTTAG
- a CDS encoding DUF4040 domain-containing protein — translation MIELYVLLAAMLVAALAAIEIKDLLAAAVSLGIVGFSVAIIFILLQAPDLAIVQVVVETLTVVFFAAVILRTTNTDTTIHGGLKREVVFPAVVYVAFSLIFMVLVGRALTELPSFGSPTMLVAKEYIALGLEKTGAANVVAAIILDFRGYDTLGEATVLFTAVVGVLTIMRRAGRKEHAGEGKS, via the coding sequence ATGATTGAGCTCTACGTACTGCTGGCAGCAATGCTCGTAGCTGCACTGGCGGCTATCGAGATAAAGGATCTGCTGGCGGCAGCGGTATCGCTGGGTATTGTCGGCTTTTCGGTAGCCATCATCTTCATACTGCTCCAGGCGCCGGACCTGGCGATCGTGCAGGTTGTTGTCGAAACCTTGACAGTCGTCTTCTTTGCTGCAGTCATACTGCGAACAACGAATACCGACACGACCATCCACGGCGGACTCAAGCGCGAAGTGGTATTCCCGGCAGTGGTCTACGTTGCTTTCAGCCTCATATTCATGGTTCTCGTAGGTCGCGCTCTGACCGAGTTGCCGAGTTTCGGCAGCCCGACAATGCTGGTGGCCAAGGAGTACATCGCTCTCGGTTTGGAGAAGACCGGCGCCGCCAATGTCGTGGCGGCAATCATCCTGGATTTCCGCGGCTACGACACGCTGGGTGAGGCGACTGTGCTCTTCACTGCGGTGGTGGGAGTGCTGACGATCATGCGTCGGGCCGGACGGAAAGAGCACGCCGGCGAGGGGAAGAGCTAG
- a CDS encoding cation:proton antiporter (subunit B of antiporter complex involved in resistance to high concentrations of Na+, K+, Li+ and/or alkali) has translation MRGMSTIVQVVARLLAGMLFLFGTYVVLHGHLTPGGGFAGGVLIAAAFILMSLASGSVEHAERSSYTLSSVVESLGGILFLGLALAGYVAGTHFFQNATVYGVGTPLQLISGGIILPTNIAIGIKVGAGLFAMFLALGASRFVMKD, from the coding sequence ATGCGTGGCATGTCTACCATTGTCCAGGTAGTCGCACGGCTGCTTGCCGGTATGCTCTTCCTGTTCGGCACGTACGTCGTACTGCATGGCCACCTGACCCCGGGCGGAGGTTTTGCGGGCGGGGTACTGATTGCTGCTGCCTTCATACTCATGTCGCTGGCGTCCGGGTCGGTGGAGCATGCCGAGCGCAGTTCTTACACACTTTCCTCTGTCGTGGAGAGCCTGGGTGGTATCCTGTTCCTGGGCCTTGCACTGGCCGGTTACGTGGCCGGGACACACTTCTTCCAGAATGCGACTGTCTATGGGGTGGGCACTCCGCTACAGCTCATCAGCGGCGGCATCATTCTGCCGACGAACATCGCCATCGGCATAAAGGTCGGTGCGGGCCTTTTTGCCATGTTCCTGGCGCTGGGTGCGTCGCGGTTTGTAATGAAGGACTAG
- a CDS encoding NADH/ubiquinone/plastoquinone (complex I): protein MDASILPLFVVIPMATAFLIPLFAKLWQRSSDLIANAAGAALLGISVYGSVRLFGASPALIYRMGGWASTLGITLVYDHLTALAVLAVNAVGLAALLFSVRYLDHYTGRWKFFSLFMLVLAGLNGVAITGDMFNLFVFIEISAVSSYALVAFGTDFDELEAGFKYMVIGEIGGTAILLAIALLYAKASTLNMAVVSQVMAGFGRTPLFWLIVAIFLVGFAVKMAMVPFHAWLPDAHPSAPAPVSALLSGVFIKVLGVYAMCRVMFNVFGLSRDNAPTFFNLLIGFGVLSIVAGGLLAYAQKDYKRLLAYSSVSQIGYILIGLGLGNFWGIVGALFHLLAHAVGKSLLFLTAGSVEHATGTRDLDKLSGLEKSMPVTTWSHLFGSLSLAGLPPFAGFFSKLFIIVGALSARMYWLAILAALFSTVTLGYLVNVVNRAFFTHRDRESTPAREVPATMLIAMLGLVVLTLALGIGFKPVLDRLVGPAANVLLQGIGYAQGVLGR, encoded by the coding sequence ATGGACGCGAGTATTCTGCCGCTCTTCGTTGTGATCCCGATGGCCACGGCCTTCCTGATTCCGTTGTTCGCGAAGCTGTGGCAGCGTTCTTCGGACTTGATCGCGAACGCAGCGGGCGCGGCCTTGCTCGGCATCTCGGTCTATGGGTCAGTCCGACTCTTCGGCGCCAGTCCGGCCTTGATCTACCGAATGGGGGGATGGGCTTCGACCCTGGGGATAACGCTGGTCTATGACCACCTGACTGCTTTGGCGGTCCTGGCAGTCAACGCCGTGGGGTTGGCGGCGCTGCTCTTCTCCGTGCGCTATCTCGATCACTACACCGGCCGTTGGAAGTTCTTCTCGCTTTTCATGCTGGTGCTTGCCGGCCTGAACGGCGTCGCGATCACCGGGGATATGTTCAATCTGTTCGTGTTCATCGAGATCTCGGCGGTTTCCTCCTACGCGTTGGTTGCGTTCGGTACTGACTTCGACGAACTCGAGGCCGGGTTCAAGTACATGGTCATCGGCGAGATCGGCGGCACAGCGATACTGCTGGCCATCGCACTCCTGTACGCCAAGGCCTCGACCTTGAACATGGCCGTGGTGTCGCAGGTCATGGCCGGATTCGGTCGCACGCCGCTCTTCTGGCTTATCGTAGCCATTTTCCTGGTCGGGTTCGCGGTAAAGATGGCGATGGTGCCATTCCACGCCTGGCTGCCCGATGCGCACCCATCCGCCCCGGCGCCGGTGTCGGCTTTGCTGTCGGGTGTATTCATCAAAGTCCTGGGCGTGTACGCGATGTGCCGGGTCATGTTCAATGTCTTCGGCCTCTCCCGGGACAATGCTCCGACGTTCTTCAATCTCCTGATCGGATTCGGAGTCCTGTCGATAGTGGCTGGCGGGTTGCTGGCCTACGCGCAGAAGGACTACAAGCGGCTGTTGGCCTATTCGAGCGTCAGCCAGATCGGCTACATCCTGATTGGACTCGGACTCGGCAACTTCTGGGGGATTGTGGGTGCGCTGTTTCACCTCCTGGCTCACGCGGTGGGCAAGAGTTTGCTGTTCCTCACCGCCGGCTCGGTCGAGCACGCGACCGGCACCCGCGACCTGGACAAGCTCTCGGGACTTGAGAAGAGCATGCCGGTAACTACGTGGTCGCACCTGTTCGGATCCCTGTCGCTTGCCGGTCTGCCCCCTTTTGCCGGGTTCTTTTCGAAGCTCTTCATCATTGTCGGGGCGCTGTCGGCAAGGATGTACTGGCTGGCGATTCTGGCAGCGCTGTTCTCAACCGTCACGCTTGGCTATCTGGTCAACGTTGTGAACAGAGCGTTTTTCACCCACAGGGACAGGGAGTCAACACCCGCAAGAGAGGTGCCCGCGACCATGTTGATCGCCATGTTGGGACTCGTAGTTCTCACTTTGGCGCTTGGCATAGGTTTCAAACCGGTGCTCGACAGGCTGGTTGGGCCGGCCGCGAACGTGCTGCTCCAGGGAATAGGGTACGCTCAGGGCGTGCTGGGACGATAA